In the Caldisericum sp. genome, one interval contains:
- a CDS encoding N-6 DNA methylase, with the protein MILQILLAHFDVSDIFKKYRSEKKGEDPIIYFYENFLAEYDPEEREKRGVYYTPAPVVSYIVRSLNAILKEKFDKPDGLSDKNVTVLDPAGGTLSFLEEAITIAIDEFKEKYGDESLKGFIKDHIINDFYAFELMMAPYVIGHMRISFLLEDYGYKLSENERIKFYLTNTLETNVISEASFPFLSSISEESKNAEKVKEEIPIIVIMGNPPYSGISANNGEWIEKLLKEDIDSIQSYYKVDGQPLNEKNPKWLQDDYVKFIRFAQWKINKNGEGVLGFITNHSYLDNPTFRGMRQSLMKTFDEIYVLDLHGNSLKKEKAPDGSKDENIFDIRQGVAIAFFIKKKDAKERGVYHSEIWRLREQKYEYLSNNDFTTTQWKKLEPKPEFYMFVPRNEELLNDYNTFPKITDIFPVNSVGIVTARDEFVIDRDKKVLENRILSFKNSKLTDDELHEHFKISKKKGWSIRKAWSSLQSIPDTVVFQNIVPILYRPFDIQWIFYHEDLVERSRKEVMRHMLQENLGLLIKRQNKRTPFSYAFVSDLIVESCVFKSAFANNTICPLYLYPSSDKKDLFDEGASQTEKVPNIKPEIFDILTKYFQKTPTPEEIFYYIYAVLYSNIYRTKYAEFLKIDFPRIPLTSNYDVFTKMTLLGKRLVDLHLLKSQELNTPIAKFQGVGNSEVVKVNFVENQNRVYINATQYFEGITKEVFEYQIGGYQVMSKWLKDRKGRFLTLDETITYCKIATALSKTIEIQKEIDTLYPLCEN; encoded by the coding sequence ATGATATTGCAAATTCTCCTTGCCCATTTTGATGTAAGCGATATATTCAAAAAATACCGAAGCGAGAAGAAAGGCGAAGACCCTATTATCTACTTCTATGAAAACTTCCTTGCAGAATACGACCCTGAGGAACGTGAAAAGCGAGGTGTCTATTATACACCTGCGCCTGTTGTTTCTTATATCGTGCGTTCGCTTAATGCAATTCTCAAAGAAAAGTTTGACAAACCTGACGGGCTTTCGGATAAAAATGTAACTGTGCTCGACCCTGCAGGCGGGACGCTCTCGTTCCTTGAAGAAGCAATAACAATTGCAATCGATGAATTTAAAGAAAAATATGGCGATGAAAGCCTTAAAGGATTTATAAAAGACCATATTATAAATGACTTTTATGCGTTTGAACTTATGATGGCGCCTTATGTAATCGGGCATATGAGAATCTCGTTCCTCCTCGAAGATTATGGATACAAGCTTTCCGAAAATGAGAGAATTAAATTCTACCTTACAAACACCCTCGAGACTAATGTTATAAGTGAGGCATCATTCCCGTTTCTTTCGTCAATTTCAGAGGAATCCAAAAACGCAGAAAAGGTAAAAGAAGAAATTCCAATAATCGTGATTATGGGCAATCCTCCTTATTCTGGCATTTCAGCAAATAATGGCGAATGGATTGAAAAACTTCTCAAAGAAGATATAGACAGCATCCAAAGTTATTACAAGGTTGACGGACAACCGCTTAACGAGAAAAATCCGAAATGGCTTCAGGATGATTATGTAAAATTCATCCGCTTTGCGCAGTGGAAGATAAACAAAAATGGCGAAGGCGTGCTTGGGTTTATAACCAATCATAGTTACCTTGATAACCCGACATTCAGGGGAATGAGACAATCCTTAATGAAGACATTTGACGAAATTTATGTCCTTGATTTGCACGGCAACAGCCTTAAAAAGGAAAAGGCGCCCGACGGAAGCAAAGACGAGAATATTTTTGATATAAGGCAAGGGGTTGCAATCGCATTTTTCATAAAGAAAAAGGATGCAAAAGAACGAGGCGTTTATCACTCAGAAATCTGGAGGTTAAGAGAACAAAAATATGAGTATCTATCAAATAACGATTTTACAACAACTCAGTGGAAAAAACTCGAGCCAAAACCAGAATTTTACATGTTTGTCCCGAGAAATGAGGAATTGCTCAATGATTACAACACATTTCCAAAAATTACTGATATTTTCCCGGTGAATAGCGTCGGTATAGTCACAGCAAGAGATGAATTTGTAATCGATAGAGACAAAAAGGTCCTTGAAAATAGAATTTTGAGTTTCAAAAATAGCAAATTAACTGATGATGAACTTCACGAACATTTCAAGATAAGCAAGAAAAAAGGATGGAGCATCAGGAAAGCATGGAGTTCGCTTCAATCTATTCCTGATACAGTGGTATTCCAAAATATTGTCCCAATACTTTACAGACCTTTTGATATTCAGTGGATATTTTATCATGAAGATCTTGTAGAACGCTCAAGAAAAGAAGTTATGCGCCATATGTTGCAGGAAAATTTGGGGCTACTTATTAAAAGACAAAATAAAAGGACACCTTTTTCTTATGCCTTCGTTTCAGACCTCATTGTTGAAAGTTGTGTTTTTAAAAGCGCTTTTGCAAACAATACTATTTGTCCTCTCTACCTCTACCCATCATCCGACAAAAAGGACTTGTTTGATGAAGGCGCAAGCCAAACAGAAAAAGTTCCAAACATAAAGCCTGAAATTTTCGATATACTTACAAAGTATTTTCAAAAAACTCCGACACCTGAAGAAATCTTTTACTACATCTATGCAGTGCTTTATTCAAATATTTACCGCACAAAGTATGCAGAATTTCTAAAAATTGATTTTCCACGCATTCCGCTTACAAGCAATTATGATGTTTTTACAAAAATGACTTTGCTTGGTAAAAGGCTTGTTGACCTCCACTTACTGAAGTCTCAGGAATTAAATACCCCAATTGCAAAATTTCAGGGCGTCGGAAACTCAGAAGTTGTAAAAGTCAATTTCGTTGAAAATCAAAATCGAGTTTATATAAATGCAACACAATATTTTGAGGGTATCACAAAAGAGGTATTTGAATATCAAATAGGCGGTTATCAGGTGATGAGCAAGTGGCTAAAAGATAGGAAAGGCAGATTCCTTACCCTCGACGAGACAATCACCTATTGCAAAATCGCAACCGCCCTTTCAAAAACCATCGAA